The following are from one region of the Etheostoma spectabile isolate EspeVRDwgs_2016 chromosome 15, UIUC_Espe_1.0, whole genome shotgun sequence genome:
- the LOC116702336 gene encoding ubiquitin carboxyl-terminal hydrolase 7: MKITDFENRRSFKSIWLNSQFREEEITLYPDKHGCVRDLLEECKKAVELSEKGSEKLRLLEIVSYKIIGVHQEDELLECLSPAASRTFRIEEIPLDQVDLDKDSEMLIPVAHFHKEVFGTFGIPFLLKIRQGESFREVMRRIQTMLDIQEKEFEKFKFAIVMMGRHQYITEDEYEVNLKDFEPQPGNMSHPRPWLGLDHFNKAPKRGRYTYLEKAIKIHN, encoded by the exons ATGAAGATAACAGACTTTGAGAACAGGAGGAGTTTTAAATCCATATGGCTCAACAGCCAGTTCAGAGaggag GAGATCACCCTCTACCCTGACAAGCATGGCTGTGTGCGGGACCTTTTGGAAGAATGTAAAAAGGCAGTGGAGCTCTCTGAAAAAGGCTCTGAGAAGCTCAG GCTGTTAGAGATAGTAAGCTATAAAATCATCGGGGTTCACCAGGAGGACGAGCTGCTAGAATGTTTATCTCCGGCTGCCAGCCGCACCTTCAGAATAGAG GAGATTCCATTGGACCAGGTGGACTTGGACAAGGACAGTGAAATGCTGATCCCTGTTGCTCACTTCCACAAGGAAGTCTTCGGCACCTTCGGGATCCCTTTCTTGCTGAAGATCAGAcag GGCGAGTCATTTCGGGAGGTGATGAGGAGGATCCAGACCATGCTGGACATTCAGGAGAAAGAATTTGAGAAG TTCAAGTTTGCGATTGTGATGATGGGGCGGCATCAGTACATCACTGAAGACGAGTATGAAGTCAACCTGAAGGACTTTGAACCACAGCCAG GTAACATGTCCCACCCGCGCCCCTGGCTAGGGTTGGATCATTTCAACAAAGCTCCAAAGAGAGGTCGCTACACCTACCTGGAGAAAGCAATCAAGATCCACAACTAA
- the litafd gene encoding lITAF domain-containing protein isoform X1 — MTSTGKKEPPPYIIPVDGQGQKDVTVYHVHTPFNPPSNSESASNSTPVFTSGGGGGAGSGLQSGDGKSRFVSYDGALGHSAGMTTCTSCQQQVMTNVTYKAGTYAWLMCLLFICCGLVLCCCLIPFFLKSCKDAYHTCPRCNRVLYVDKKKCCK; from the exons ATGACATCGACTGGTAAAAAAGAACCTCCTCCCTACATCATACCAG TAGATGGTCAGGGTCAGAAGGATGTGACAGTTTACCACGTCCACACTCCATTCAACCCTCCGTCCAACTCAGAGAGCGCCTCTAATTCCACGCCAG TGTTCACCAGCGGCGGAGGAGGCGGCGCTGGTTCAGGTCTCCAATCTGGAGATGGCAAATCTAGGTTTGTGAGCTACGATGGAGCGCTGGGGCATTCTGCCGGCATGACCACCTGCACCTCCTGCCAGCAGCAGGTCATGACCAACGTCACCTACAAGGCTGGGACATACGCTTGGCTGATGTGCTTACTCTTCATCTGCTGCGG gttAGTCCTTTGCTGCTGCCTGATTCCTTTCTTCCTGAAAAGCTGCAAGGATGCGTACCACACGTGCCCCCGCTGCAACAGAGTGCTCTACGTTGACaagaaaaaatgctgtaaatga
- the slc2a6 gene encoding solute carrier family 2, facilitated glucose transporter member 6: MDEETSLLDRRPTSSESRINNSKLFLAVFSAVLGNFSFGYSLVYSSPVLPKFKGPDADPRLKMDTEQAAWFGSIYTLGAAAGGLGAMLLNDLIGRKLSIMMSAVPLTIGYMLMGGAVDLWMLHVGRFLTGVAGGMTAASIPVYIAEISHKAVRGAMGSCPQITAVSGALTLYAMGLVVPWRWLAVAGEVPAVLMVVLLAFMPSSPRRLLSLGREQQAERALRWLRGKHYNTNIELSAIQHSINTQGKVTWSQLATPVYRRPIIISVAMRFLQQMTGITPILVYLEPIFSQSKVSLEPRYDAAIVGAVRLFSVAVAASLMDKAGRKALLYTSSLLMFLSSLTLTIISHTTPCPPGPAPPNHTTNWDYSSQNAIGNTLDASNQTAGLIPLISTMVFIFGYALGWGPITWLLMSEVLPLVARGVASGLCVTVSWLTAFMLTHAFTHLVDRYGLYVPYLCFTVICVLCLLFNAVCIPETRGRSLEEIENYFRTGRTFTINRSNSTAQSS; this comes from the exons ATCAATAACTCCAAACTGTTCCTGGCCGTCTTCTCGGCCGTCCTGGGAAACTTCAGCTTCGGTTACTCCCTGGTCTACTCATCCCCGGTCCTGCCGAAGTTCAAGGGCCCCGATGCAGACCCTCGGCTCAAGATGGACACGGAGCAGGCTGCCTGGTTCGGCTCCATCTACACACTGGGTGCAGCGGCCGGAGGATTGGGCGCCATGCTGCTCAACGACCTGATTGGACGGAAGCTGAGCATCATGATGTCAGCAGTGCCATTGACTATTGG ATACATGCTGATGGGAGGGGCTGTTGACTTGTGGATGCTCCATGTGGGCCGTTTCCTCACAGGCGTTGCCGGGGGGATGACCGCAGCATCCATTCCT GTTTACATCGCCGAGATCTCCCACAAAGCAGTGAGAGGAGCCATGGGCTCCTGCCCTCAGATCACTGCTGTGTCTGGGGCCCTGACGCTCTACGCCATGG GTCTGGTGGTGCCGTGGCGATGGCTGGCAGTGGCAGGGGAGGTGCCAGCTGTGCTGATGGTTGTGCTGCTGGCATTCATGCCCAGCTCCCCCAGGAGGCTCCTCTCTCTGGGCAGAGAGCAGCAGGCTGAGAGGGCCCTCCGCTGGCTAAGAGGAaaacactacaacacaaacattgaGCTCAGTGCCATCCAG CACAGCATCAACACGCAGGGTAAAGTCACATGGTCGCAGCTGGCCACACCCGTCTACCGTCGGCCAATCATCATCTCAGTGGCGATGCGTTTCCTGCAGCAAATGACGGGCATCACGCCCATCCTGGTCTACCTGGAACCTATCTTTTCCCAAAGCAAAGTTTCCCTGGAGCCCAG GTATGATGCTGCCATTGTAGGTGCGGTCCGCCTATTTTCTGTTGCCGTGGCAGCCAGTTTAATGGACAAGGCGGGACGCAAAGCCCTGCTGTACACGTCGAGCCTGCTGATGTTCCTGTCCTCTCTGACTCTGACAATAATCTCCCACACCACACCTTGCCCTCCAGGCCCCGCCCCTCCTAATCACACCACGAATTGGGACTACAGCTCCCAAAATGCTATTGGAAACACTTTGGATGCCAGCAACCAAACTGCAGGCCTCATTCCTCTCATTAGCACCATGGTGTTTATATTTG GATACGCCCTGGGATGGGGTCCAATCACATGGTTGCTGATGTCAGAGGTGTTGCCGCTGGTTGCCAGGGGCGTTGCTTCGGgtctgtgtgtgactgtcaGCTGGTTGACGGCATTCATGCTCACACACGCATTCACACACCTGGTGGACAGGTACGGCCTGTACGTGCCTTATCTGTGTTTTACAGTGATATGTGTGCTATGTCTGCTTTTCAACGCAGTGTGCATCCCAGAGACTCGTGGACGCTCACTGGAAGAAATAGAGAACTATTTCAGGACAGGGCGAACGTTCACCATCAACCGAAGCAATTCCACTGCACAGTCAAGCTGA
- the litafd gene encoding lITAF domain-containing protein isoform X2, protein MTSTGKKEPPPYIIPDGQGQKDVTVYHVHTPFNPPSNSESASNSTPVFTSGGGGGAGSGLQSGDGKSRFVSYDGALGHSAGMTTCTSCQQQVMTNVTYKAGTYAWLMCLLFICCGLVLCCCLIPFFLKSCKDAYHTCPRCNRVLYVDKKKCCK, encoded by the exons ATGACATCGACTGGTAAAAAAGAACCTCCTCCCTACATCATACCAG ATGGTCAGGGTCAGAAGGATGTGACAGTTTACCACGTCCACACTCCATTCAACCCTCCGTCCAACTCAGAGAGCGCCTCTAATTCCACGCCAG TGTTCACCAGCGGCGGAGGAGGCGGCGCTGGTTCAGGTCTCCAATCTGGAGATGGCAAATCTAGGTTTGTGAGCTACGATGGAGCGCTGGGGCATTCTGCCGGCATGACCACCTGCACCTCCTGCCAGCAGCAGGTCATGACCAACGTCACCTACAAGGCTGGGACATACGCTTGGCTGATGTGCTTACTCTTCATCTGCTGCGG gttAGTCCTTTGCTGCTGCCTGATTCCTTTCTTCCTGAAAAGCTGCAAGGATGCGTACCACACGTGCCCCCGCTGCAACAGAGTGCTCTACGTTGACaagaaaaaatgctgtaaatga